Proteins from one Pseudomonas grandcourensis genomic window:
- a CDS encoding tryptophan synthase subunit beta: MFYVQRDAQGLLVRVEPAAYAEATETLAADNHEILAWFANAAVENSLKQLKQSDLEMIRVLDDLIQVLTQKGVIRVTDLPTAAQAKLMDRTQAREALGGLSQLIDEDEGGLI, translated from the coding sequence ATGTTTTACGTGCAACGCGATGCGCAGGGCCTGTTGGTACGCGTGGAACCCGCCGCCTATGCCGAGGCCACGGAAACGCTGGCGGCCGACAATCATGAGATCCTGGCCTGGTTTGCCAACGCGGCTGTGGAAAACAGCCTCAAACAGCTCAAGCAAAGTGACCTGGAAATGATCCGGGTACTCGATGACTTGATTCAGGTGCTGACCCAGAAAGGCGTGATACGCGTCACCGACCTGCCGACGGCAGCCCAGGCCAAACTGATGGACCGTACCCAGGCGCGTGAGGCGTTGGGTGGGTTGAGTCAGTTGATCGATGAGGATGAAGGCGGGTTGATCTGA